The following are encoded together in the Oncorhynchus masou masou isolate Uvic2021 chromosome 5, UVic_Omas_1.1, whole genome shotgun sequence genome:
- the eno1b gene encoding enolase 1b, (alpha), with protein sequence MSILKIHAREIFDSRGNPTVEVDLYTDKGLFRAAVPSGASTGIYEALELRDNDKSRYLGKGVSQAVDHINSTLAPALVGQEVSVVEQEKIDQIMLDMDGTENKSKFGANAILGISLAVCKAGAAEKGVPLYRHIADLAGNPEVILPVPAFNVINGGSHAGNKLAMQEFMILPVGASTFKEAMRIGAEVYHNLKNVIKKKYGQDATNVGDEGGFAPNILENKEALELIKEAISKAGYTEEVVIGMDVAASEFYRDGKYDLDFKSPDDPERYITPDELADLYKSFCKDYPVVSIEDPFDQDDWEAWSNFTGSTEIQVVGDDLTVTNPKRITKAVEDKACNCLLLKVNQIGSVTESLAACKMAQSNGWGVMVSHRSGETEDTFIADLVVGLCTGQIKTGAPCRSERLAKYNQILRIEEELGDKAVFAGKNFRNPLA encoded by the exons ATGTCCATCCTGAAGATTCATGCCCGGGAGATCTTTGATTCCCGTGGCAACCCCACTGTGGAGGTAGACCTCTACACTGACAAAG GTCTGTTCAGAGCAGCTGTACCCAGTGGTGCCTCCACTGGTATTTATGAAGCCCTGGAGCTCAGAGACAACGACAAGTCACGATACCTTGGGAAAG GTGTTTCACAAGCAGTGGACCACATTAACTCTACACTTGCACCTGCACTCGTTGGGCAG GAGGTGTCTGTGGTTGAGCAGGAGAAAATCGATCAGATCATGCTTGACATGGATGGCACCGAGAACAAGT CCAAGTTTGGTGCCAATGCCATCCTGGGTATTTCCCTTGCGGTGTGTAAGGCTGGTGCAGCTGAGAAAGGCGTCCCCCTGTACCGTCACATCGCTGACCTCGCTGGGAACCCAGAGGTCATACTACCCGTACCG GCCTTCAACGTGATCAACGGTGGATCTCACGCGGGCAACAAGCTGGCCATGCAGGAATTCATGATCCTGCCGGTGGGTGCCAGCACTTTCAAGGAGGCCATGCGTATCGGGGCCGAGGTCTACCACAACCTGAAGAACGTCATCAAGAAGAAGTACGGCCAGGACGCCACCAATGTGGGAGACGAGGGGGGCTTCGCTCCCAACATCCTGGAGAACAAGGAAG CTCTGGAGCTGATCAAAGAGGCTATCAGCAAAGCAGGATACACAGAAGAGGTGGTGATCGGCATGGATGTGGCAGCCTCTGAGTTCTACAGGGATGGGAAATACGACTTAGACTTCAAGTCCCCTGATGACCCAGAGCGTTACATCACTCCTGATGAGCTGGCTGACCTCTACAAGAGCTTCTGCAAGGATTAcccag TGGTATCCATTGAGGATCCCTTTGACCAGGATGACTGGGAGGCGTGGTCCAACTTCACTGGCAGCACGGAGATCCAAGTGGTGGGTGATGACCTCACAGTGACCAACCCCAAACGCATCACCAAGGCCGTGGAGGACAAGGCCTGCAACTGCCTGCTACTGAAGGTCAATCAGATCGGCTCTGTGACCGAGTCTCTGGCCGC GTGCAAGATGGCTCAGTCAAATGGCTGGGGAGTGATGGTCAGCCATCGCTCTGGGGAGACCGAGGACACCTTCATTGCTGATCTGGTAGTGGGCCTATGCACTGGACAG ATTAAGACCGGGGCTCCTTGCCGCTCTGAGCGTCTGGCCAAGTACAACCAGATTCTCAG AATTGAAGAGGAATTGGGAGACAAGGCTGTCTTTGCTGGGAAGAACTTCAGGAACCCCCTGGCTTAA